A genomic stretch from Helianthus annuus cultivar XRQ/B chromosome 1, HanXRQr2.0-SUNRISE, whole genome shotgun sequence includes:
- the LOC110944004 gene encoding uncharacterized protein LOC110944004, with the protein MIATAIGKPIALDSYTTSMCLDSWGRSSFARALVEISADNEYKEEIVIAVPDLEGDGFVKEKMYVEYEWCPHRCSLCKVFGHNDGDCPKQVTQVTKAPANSPKAHKAPNSKGNSKKLVVDKDGFRDVEARKAAKRTGFPVNKQKQRFEYRPVGLKTSGEPNKSAPSSSFFSRNPFDVLNDPSNDHEAGGSGQGDTKDDVDDDEVQEIYNETDEFLVNDASKLVTKQGASTPFSAVNNESHVDVSRLSQVCRSVFRSWDWTSNGARCSKGTRIIIGWNPAVFDVMVLSQTDQVVHLQLFFKKDNKVAFCSVVYAANYYVTRRELWHHLSMHKSFVGNNPWVIMGDFNSALNLEDKSMGASSVTRSMIEFQECVDDLEMLDINRTGLHFTWSQKPKKGIGLLKKIDRVLGNTSFVTNFPNAVAFFQPYRLSDHCPCVLKLPDADILKHRSFKFANFLVFKPEFGDIVKRVWDTRINGVHQFRVVKRLRLLKKPLRALLFKQGNLHKKVEALREKLDVIQNSIDKHPDSESLRVEETTLSAEYKEALLDEERFLKQKSKVDWLRAGDMNTTFFHSSLKRKNHQSRIDVIRDTGGVIHEGNQVYQAVVDHYEKFLGCRGDTSLNPAPDLFTNVLDPNIASYMCRQVTKDEVKKAMFSIGIDKAPGPDGFTAAFFKSAWHIVGNDV; encoded by the exons ATGATTGCAACAGCCATTGGTAAACCAATAGCTTTAGATTCTTATACTACCTCAATGTGTTTAGATTCGTGGGGTCGGAGCAGCTTTGCGAGAGCTCTAGTTGAAATCTCGGCAGATAATGAATACAAGGAGGAGATTGTGATTGCTGTTCCAGATTTGGAAGGGGATGGGTTTGTTAAGGAAAAGATGTACGTGGAATATGAATGGTGCCCACACCGATGCTCTCTTTGCAAGGTCTTTGGGCATAACGATGGGGATTGTCCGAAGCAAGTCACGCAGGTTACGAAGGCTCCGGCCAATAGTCCAAAAGCTCATAAAGCTCCTAATTCTAAAGGGAATTCGAAAAAACTAGTGGTAGACAAAGATGGATTCAGGGATGTGGAAGCTAGGAAAGCGGCAAAGAGGACCGGGTTTCCGGTCAACAAACAAAAACAGAGATTCGAGTACCGTCCGGTTGGGTTAAAAACCAGTGGAGAGCCTAATAAATCAGCCCCATCTTCGAGTTTCTTCTCAAGAAACCCTTTTGATGTGTTAAATGATCCGAGTAATGACCATGAAGCTGGTGGAAGCGGACAAGGGGATACGAAAGATGATGTGGATGATGATGAGGTCCAGGAAATATACAACGAGACGGATGAGTTTCTGGTTAACGACGCGAGTAAACTTGTAACTAaacaaggggcaagcactccttttTCAGCGGTTAATAATG AGTCGCATGTTGATGTTAGTAGACTGAGTCAAGTGTGCCGTTCTGTTTTTCGCTCATGGGATTGGACTTCTAATGGAGCTCGATGTAGCAAGGGCACTAGGATCATTATAGGTTGGAATCCAGCTGTCTTTGATGTTATGGTGCTGTCTCAGACTGATCAGGTTGTTCATTTACAACTATTTTTTAAGAAAGATAACAAGGTTGCTTTTTGTTCGGTTGTTTATGCGGCTAATTATTATGTGACCCGAAGGGAGCTATGGCACCATCTCTCTATGCACAAAAGTTTTGTTGGCAATAATCCATGGGTTATTATGGGAGATTTCAACTCAGCGTTAAATCTAGAGGATAAATCGATGGGGGCTTCTTCGGTGACTCGTAGTATGATAGAGTTCCAAGAGTGTGTTGATGACCTCGAAATGCTGGATATTAATCGAACCGGTCTTCACTTCACTTGGAGTCAGAAGCCGAAAAAGGGAATTGGGCTGCTTAAGAAGATTGATAGAGTTCTTGGTAATACCTCTTTCGTTACCAATTTTCCGAATGCTGTTGCTTTTTTCCAACCATATCGTCTTTCGGATCATTGCCCGTGTGTCTTAAAGCTTCCAGATGCTGACATCTTGAAACATCGGTCATTTAAATTCGCTAACTTTCTTGTTTTTAAACCTGAATTTGGCGATATAGTGAAGAGGGTGTGGGATACTAGAATAAATGGAGTGCACCAGTTCCGTGTTGTTAAACGTCTTCGGCTTCTTAAGAAGCCTCTCCGTGCACTGTTATTTAAGCAAGGTAACTTGCATAAAAAAGTTGAGGCTCTCCGCGAGAAGCTTGATGTCATTCAGAATTCTATTGACAAGCATCCGGATTCTGAGAGTCTTCGGGTTGAGGAAACTACTTTAAGTGCTGAATACAAAGAAGCTTTATTGGATGAGGAGCGTTTTCTGAAACAGAAATCCAAGGTAGACTGGTTACGAGCTGGGGATATGAACACGACTTTTTTCCACTCATCACTTAAAAGAAAAAATCATCAGAGCCGTATAGATGTGATCCGTGATACTGGGGGTGTTATCCATGAGGGTAATCAGGTGTATCAGGCTGTCGTTGATCATTATGAAAAGTTTTTGGGTTGTAGGGGCGATACTTCTCTGAATCCGGCCCCGGATTTATTTACTAATGTATTGGATCCGAATATTGCTAGTTATATGTGTAGACAGGTTACTAAAGATGAGGTTAAGAAAGCCATGTTCTCTATTGGTATTGACAAGGCTCCTGGTCCTGACGGCTTTACGGCAGCGTTTTTCAAGAGTGCGTGGCACATTGTTGGTAATgatgtgtaa